From Luteolibacter flavescens:
GAGGTCCTTCAGCTCGCCGGGCAGCTCGATCAGCGCCAGCTCGGTCAGCTCGTGCTTCAGCGGCACGACGGGGAGGCCGGAGCCGGAGGTCAGCAGGTTGAGGCCCGCATAGGTGGCATTGACGACGAGGCGGCAGGGGATCTCCGCTCCGCCGGATAGTCGTGCAAGCGCCCCGTGCGGATTCGATTCGGCGGCGATGACTCGTTCTCCGAAACGCATGCCGACGCCTGCGTCTTCCAGCTCGCGCCTCAACTTTTCCCGCAGGATGGAGTGGTCGAAGGCGCACTCCTCGGCGATCCAGCACTTCTCGGTAAGCGCGGGGTTGAAGAGCCGCGCGATGGATGCGGGTGCCTCCTCGAGCGGCGCGCCGATGCGCTTCATGAACATCTCGAACTGCCCCGCGGTCACCTTCGAAAAGTAGCGCCCTACCGCATAGACCTTCGTGAAGCGATCGACGATGGCCTCGCGATACTTCTCGCGGAAGCGTTCGTAATTCCGCCGCGACCGGTAGGCCGTCATCAGGCTGCGCGGGTAGTGGTAGCCGCCGTGCACGCGGGCCTGGTTCACTTGCGAGGCGCGCGTCAGCAGGTCGTCGTTTTCCTCCACGATCACCGGCTGCCAGCCGCGCTGCCGCAGCATGAGCGCGATGGAGCAGCCGAAGAAGCCTCCTCCGGCGATCACGATCTGGCGATCTTCAGCGGAGGCCATAGTTCGATCTGACAGCTTCGACTGCTTCCCCCACCGCGGCCAGTCCATCCGCCTGCGCGCGCATCTCGATGGAGACGCTGCCTTCATAGCCGATGTCCGTGAGAATGGATGCGAGCGGCCCGTGAATGGGATGCGGATCTGCGAAGGATGCGAGGTCCGGTTGGCTGGCGTGGACGTGCTTCAGCAGCTTGCCCGCCTGCCTCAGCACGGGCTCGAAATCCTCGCCGCTCACGGCCATGCCGCCGGCATCCACATGCAGCGCGAAGCCTGGCGAGCCAGCCGCGTCCACCAGTTCCGCCGCCTCTTCCAGCCGCGTGCAAAAGTCCGCGCCGTAGGCTTCCGGATTCGCCTCGATCAGCAGGCAGGTGCCGCACGCGGCGCATGCATCGCCCACTTCGCGGAAAAAGTCCGCGGCCTGCCGGATCGCTTCCGCGTGCGGGAGATCGTGGCGCAGCCGGTTCTTAGGCGAGCCGAAGACCATGGCACCCGCTCCCGCCCATCCCGCGACCCGGCCGGTGGCGATGAGCAGTTCCTTCAATGCCTTCCTCGAATCTTCCGTGCCGAAAAGCTGCAATCCCTCCGTGCCGAAAAGCAGCGCCTGGAATGCCGCGATGCCGAAGCCCTGCCCGCGATACCACGCCGCACGCTCCCGCACCTCGCGCTCGGTGGCCGCGAGCGGATTCCCGAAGGCCCGCACCGGAGCGACTTCGATCTCCGTGACGCCGAGCCCGCGCAGGAAGGTGAGTGCCTCCAGTTCGTCCCCGGGTGGCCACGCGATATGTGAGACGCAGAGATTCATGCCTGCGGTTTCCCTGATGAAAGCCAGTCGCCCAGATCGGCGAGCACCTGCTCCTGCGTGTAAAGATAGCCGCCCGACCCGCCCCATGCTCCGGCGTGCTTCGAGAGCATGTCATACCCCGCGGGTGCCGGGCCGCTTCCTCCCGGCTCCTTGCCGGGGAAAAAGCGGTCGCGGATCTCCCCGGTGCCGAGCGGAGCGGTGCTGACATTCAGGATGGGACATCCCAGTGCCCAGGCCCGGTCGATGTCGTCCGCCAACCTACGAAGGTCATAGTACTGGAAGACGCCGCCGGGGTGGACCTGGTGGAGATTGTTGTCGTGGATCAGGTCGTAGATGACGTTCTTCTTCAGGCCGGGTCCGAAGAGGCCGGGCAGGCGCACGATCATCACCTGCGGGAACATTTCCGCGATCCGCTCCTCCACCATCAGCCGGTGCAGCCCGTAGGCGTGGTGGCCGTCTTTCGCGACGGGCGAGTCTTCGTCCACGCCGCGCGGCGCGGGATAGATGTCGATGGTGGAGATGAGCGTGAATCTCTCCGCACGGACTTCGGAAAGCGGCTCCAACAGCTTCTCGATGCCCGCGAGGTCTTCCGCCGGGTGAAGGTTCGCCCACCACTTCATCGCTTGCACCCCAGCACATACGACGTGCGCGAAGTCCCGGCCACGGATCGACCCGATGTCGGACGAGCGGTAGAGGGCACCATACTCCCGGCGTGCGAGGAGGTTCCCGCCGACGAAGCCGCTGTGGCCGATGAGTGCGTCCATGTCGGTCGGTCGGATCAGGGGTTGAGGGCCTTCCTCAGCGACCTCACGGTGCGCGAGGCGCTGGGCGCGGCCATGTGGACGCCATCGGTCAGCACGACCCATTCGCTGCTGGCCTCGGTGCCGAGGTCCCACCATTCCGAGCCGCTTTCCGCGATGAGCGTCGCCATCCACGGGGCCAGGGGCGAGCCGTCCCCGCGTCCGGGCGGCAGCCAGGCGAAGACGATGCGGCAGCCCTTTGCCCGCAGGCGCTGGATCAACGGGACCAGCTCGCCGATGAGGTTATGCTGGTTTTCCAGAAGCACCGTCACCGGAGCCTCGGTCATAGCGGGCATGCTGGTCACCTGCAGGTCCTCGTCCGCCGCAGGATCGCCGAAGCCGCCGATCTTCTTCGCCAGCAGGAAGGAATAGGCGAATGCCGATGGCCGCGCATACGAGCTGATGGATGGCGTGCGCATCCCGGCCTGGAACCATGCCTTCTCCATCGCGGCGCCCACTTCGGAGGGCTTGCCGGAGAGCGCAAGGTGCAGGGTATTCGCCTCGATGACCAGCACCGGCGCGGTGGGCAGGAAGCCGTGGTCCATCGCGCGCAGCGCATCCACCGCGCTGCCGCCATCGCAGCCCATGTTCGCGAATCCTTCGAAGCCCTGCGAGCGATCCGGCAGGCGGCCGGTGATCGAGGAGCCGAGCAGCATCACCTGCGGCGTCCCGACGGTGCCCGCCTGGATGCGGCCGAGGGAGGAGAAGTAGTTCGACTCGCTCTTCGAGGTCCTGCCGCCCATGGCATGCAGGCCCAGCGCCTGGATGCCGAAGCACGCGGCCAGCGCGAGGACGAAGGGGATGAGATAGGCGAGCATCGGTCGCTGCGTGGCTTTAGAATTGGAAGTAGATGAAGCCGCGCGGCGCACCCGGATTCGTCACGATGAGGAAGACCATCACCGCGTGCAGCACCGGCTCCAGCGGCGAGCGCAGCAGCTTCTGGGAGAGCGTCTCACGATGCTCCCGCAGCCAGCCCCACGCATGGTAGAGGACCACCGCGGTGCCGTAGAAGAGCAGCGAGAATGCGGGCGGTCCGGAGAAGCCCGTCTTCCCGCTGAAGACGCCCTTGAAGAATCCCGCGATGCTCGCCATGTCCGGCATCAGGAAGGTGAGCCACAGCAGCGTGACGGCGTGAAAGGTCAAGAACCACGCGCAGCACGCGCGCAGCGTGGTGAGGATGCCGCGTGCCGGTGCTTCCGTAGTTTTGTCCGCGGCCTTCCTTCTTCCCGCCAGCCGCTCCAGCGCGAGCAGCAGGCCGTGCAGCGATCCCCACAGAGCGAATTTCCACTCCGCGCCGTGCCACAGGCCGCCGAGGAACATCACGAGGAAGAGATTCACATACGTGCGGCCCGGCCCCTTGCGATTCCCGCCCAGCGGGATGTAGAGGTAGTCGCGCAGCCATGCGGAGAGCGACATGTGCCAGCGCCGCCAAAATTCCGTGATGCTCGTCGAGAGGTAGGGGAAGTTGAAGTTGATCGGGAAGCGGTAGCCGAACATCGACGCCAGCCCGATGGCGATCAGCGAGTAGCCCGCGAAGTCCGCGAAGATCTGCAGCGAGTAGGCATACAGCAGCGGCACCAGGTTCAGCGGTCCCGTCGCGGCGAGAGCATCCGGACCGATGACCAGCGCGGTCGTTTGCTCGGCGAGATTGTCCGCGACGAAGACCTTCAGGAAGTAACCGGCGACCAGCGCGC
This genomic window contains:
- a CDS encoding sugar phosphate isomerase/epimerase family protein; its protein translation is MNLCVSHIAWPPGDELEALTFLRGLGVTEIEVAPVRAFGNPLAATEREVRERAAWYRGQGFGIAAFQALLFGTEGLQLFGTEDSRKALKELLIATGRVAGWAGAGAMVFGSPKNRLRHDLPHAEAIRQAADFFREVGDACAACGTCLLIEANPEAYGADFCTRLEEAAELVDAAGSPGFALHVDAGGMAVSGEDFEPVLRQAGKLLKHVHASQPDLASFADPHPIHGPLASILTDIGYEGSVSIEMRAQADGLAAVGEAVEAVRSNYGLR
- a CDS encoding NAD-dependent epimerase/dehydratase family protein: MDALIGHSGFVGGNLLARREYGALYRSSDIGSIRGRDFAHVVCAGVQAMKWWANLHPAEDLAGIEKLLEPLSEVRAERFTLISTIDIYPAPRGVDEDSPVAKDGHHAYGLHRLMVEERIAEMFPQVMIVRLPGLFGPGLKKNVIYDLIHDNNLHQVHPGGVFQYYDLRRLADDIDRAWALGCPILNVSTAPLGTGEIRDRFFPGKEPGGSGPAPAGYDMLSKHAGAWGGSGGYLYTQEQVLADLGDWLSSGKPQA
- a CDS encoding MBOAT family O-acyltransferase yields the protein MLFNSWEFLFLLAVTFALYYAPWSRGRHGKAWQVTLALVASVIFYGWEDPKLVGLLAISCVGNSLATGRIILHKVNGDEAKVRQWTRLAVVMNLALLGFFKYLPFLAGMMPFLPEQWVEELKAIPLPIGISFYTFHGISMIVDVARGEVTREGDALMSKGGRFAKGVRDIGFYLLFFPQLVAGPIVKAKEFWPQIVSKRIEDIPWRQVIRALVAGYFLKVFVADNLAEQTTALVIGPDALAATGPLNLVPLLYAYSLQIFADFAGYSLIAIGLASMFGYRFPINFNFPYLSTSITEFWRRWHMSLSAWLRDYLYIPLGGNRKGPGRTYVNLFLVMFLGGLWHGAEWKFALWGSLHGLLLALERLAGRRKAADKTTEAPARGILTTLRACCAWFLTFHAVTLLWLTFLMPDMASIAGFFKGVFSGKTGFSGPPAFSLLFYGTAVVLYHAWGWLREHRETLSQKLLRSPLEPVLHAVMVFLIVTNPGAPRGFIYFQF
- a CDS encoding FAD-dependent oxidoreductase, translated to MASAEDRQIVIAGGGFFGCSIALMLRQRGWQPVIVEENDDLLTRASQVNQARVHGGYHYPRSLMTAYRSRRNYERFREKYREAIVDRFTKVYAVGRYFSKVTAGQFEMFMKRIGAPLEEAPASIARLFNPALTEKCWIAEECAFDHSILREKLRRELEDAGVGMRFGERVIAAESNPHGALARLSGGAEIPCRLVVNATYAGLNLLTSGSGLPVVPLKHELTELALIELPGELKDLSVTMMCGPFFSFMPYPARGLTSLSHVRYTPHAQWYENTREGTGDPYRRFDTLAKESHQQLMLADASRYLPALRDATYRESIWAVKTLLPQTETDDGRPILFQRDPVLPSVIHVMGGKIDNIFDVEDELAGLLSARSATAA